Proteins encoded together in one Anabaena sphaerica FACHB-251 window:
- a CDS encoding pentapeptide repeat-containing protein, which produces MKINFGIIKLFKFIGISTLVSLLLFIAGDYISRQRYYDELIDKFLTSMELYLIQDKLYVNYLEMEHIKKEHLNTNDEDKKKEFQQKKAEYEQAKNLARSVTENTLRSLSTNDGICLRIIPCMFTKNPERRQLLLSFLDEAGLGFKNRVDGIMPEEPSESFLEEINLGSLRDTEGLHLEEINLSRAILRRANFKDAKLRGANLTTTELTDARLHYANLSGAYLTKANLKNAYLFQATLKGTHLQRANLIDANLKKVVLDNNTDFKGAVYGCSRPELPCFYSKSESEELKRKLEKQAIEVKPGLDLSDLPLETRQFLDDVFKSSIDDKTSCASIHKDKTRCALYDTDLSEVNLTGAKLVNADLRKTNFTKANLTDADLTGADLTGADLTGANLKDAILTRTNLKDAKGATAAIKQVKLCKTTLPNGKISGCQKNDS; this is translated from the coding sequence ATGAAAATCAATTTTGGTATCATAAAGTTATTCAAATTTATAGGGATATCTACTCTGGTTTCTCTATTATTATTTATAGCAGGTGATTACATTTCAAGACAGCGATATTATGATGAGTTAATAGATAAATTTTTGACCTCAATGGAACTTTATTTGATTCAGGATAAGTTATATGTCAATTATCTAGAGATGGAGCATATTAAGAAGGAACATCTTAATACTAATGACGAGGATAAAAAGAAAGAATTTCAACAGAAAAAAGCTGAATATGAGCAAGCAAAAAATCTTGCTCGCTCTGTAACAGAAAACACGTTGCGTTCTTTAAGCACAAATGATGGTATTTGTTTACGTATAATTCCCTGTATGTTTACAAAAAATCCAGAACGACGACAACTCTTACTATCCTTTTTGGATGAGGCAGGATTAGGTTTCAAGAATCGAGTCGATGGAATAATGCCAGAAGAACCGTCAGAATCTTTTTTAGAAGAAATCAATCTTGGTAGTTTGAGAGATACTGAGGGACTCCACTTAGAGGAAATTAACTTATCAAGAGCTATCCTCAGAAGGGCTAATTTCAAAGACGCTAAATTGAGAGGTGCAAATCTGACTACCACCGAGCTGACAGATGCCCGTCTTCATTATGCTAATCTGTCTGGTGCATATCTAACAAAAGCCAACCTGAAAAACGCCTACCTCTTTCAAGCTACTCTCAAAGGCACTCATCTACAGCGAGCTAACTTGATTGATGCCAATCTTAAAAAAGTTGTGCTAGATAACAATACCGATTTCAAAGGGGCTGTATATGGATGTAGTAGACCTGAGCTTCCATGCTTTTATAGCAAGAGTGAGAGTGAAGAGCTTAAAAGGAAACTTGAAAAACAGGCGATTGAAGTCAAACCTGGCTTAGATTTAAGCGATCTACCGCTAGAAACTCGTCAATTCCTCGATGATGTCTTTAAAAGCTCAATCGATGATAAAACTTCTTGTGCTTCAATTCATAAAGATAAAACTCGCTGTGCTTTATATGATACTGATCTGAGTGAAGTCAATCTTACTGGAGCCAAGCTAGTTAATGCCGATCTTAGGAAGACTAACTTCACGAAGGCTAATCTTACAGATGCTGATCTTACAGGTGCTGATCTTACAGGTGCTGATCTTACAGGTGCTAACCTTAAAGATGCCATTCTCACACGCACCAATCTTAAAGATGCTAAAGGAGCAACCGCAGCCATAAAGCAAGTCAAGCTTTGCAAAACTACCCTACCTAATGGCAAAATATCTGGTTGTCAGAAGAATGATTCATAA
- a CDS encoding lasso peptide biosynthesis B2 protein, whose protein sequence is MGENGNFYSLNRDVFLFLQDGVAQILDFDRGQFYGLDEIATLMMLIVLEKGVEETVNELTKIYEITEESVRSDLNKLLKNLEQKNLFVTEIQTHNYIFNLIRYCLRINNKIFNKILLLLLKRVSAIFRNLVNPEPTPNRLTVELLLSLSWLSFRLLGWSRTLSLWQHWHRAVSPTDTTVTTDVIQTVDRMVREAAASKLFLPIVCKERSLVGYHLLRTFYGLPATLVIGIDRYPFQVHAWVECNGLVVTDELAHCQPFIPVVRYS, encoded by the coding sequence ATGGGTGAAAATGGCAATTTTTACAGTCTTAATCGGGATGTATTTCTATTTCTGCAAGATGGGGTCGCCCAAATCTTGGACTTTGACCGCGGACAGTTTTATGGGCTGGATGAAATTGCCACATTAATGATGTTAATCGTACTAGAAAAAGGAGTAGAAGAGACAGTTAACGAACTAACTAAAATTTATGAAATAACTGAAGAAAGTGTTCGCTCCGACTTGAATAAACTCTTAAAGAATTTAGAGCAAAAAAATCTATTTGTTACCGAAATACAAACGCATAACTACATATTTAATTTGATACGTTATTGTCTCAGAATAAATAATAAAATTTTTAACAAAATCTTACTTTTGCTCTTAAAAAGAGTCAGTGCAATTTTCCGCAATTTAGTCAACCCTGAACCAACCCCAAATCGCCTGACAGTTGAGCTATTGTTAAGCTTAAGTTGGCTCAGTTTTCGTCTACTCGGATGGAGTCGTACTCTGTCATTGTGGCAACACTGGCATCGTGCAGTATCACCAACTGACACCACAGTAACAACAGATGTCATTCAAACAGTGGATCGAATGGTGCGGGAAGCTGCTGCTAGTAAACTTTTCTTACCAATAGTCTGTAAAGAACGATCGCTGGTTGGTTATCATCTTCTCCGTACTTTTTACGGCTTACCTGCAACTTTAGTTATCGGCATTGACCGCTATCCGTTTCAAGTCCACGCCTGGGTGGAGTGTAATGGCTTAGTTGTGACGGATGAATTAGCTCATTGTCAACCCTTTATCCCAGTTGTCAGATATTCCTAA
- a CDS encoding asparagine synthase-related protein: MRTGFEVTLEATEKAEFHLFSPATSLVTFAQDSATEMAVVLMGRIYYQDDWKTRFPQAFPQNFASDAALALAIFQHYGAQGLEKLEGEFALVVFDAKESRLFALRDPLGNFPLYWTRHNQTTRVSTSLQLLAQRLPQAAINKDFLASFLMFPYAFVELATEKTAFEEIHRILPGNLLVLTPDGRTTKIWSWDWMKQIQPIENITPQEAGLQFLHLFRQAVKQRIQDEKTASHLSGGMDSSSIVCIARDLLAAETFPRKLITLSLVYQMRSLAGETDYIQMVVDQGGAIDPQYVDGDAALDFQWFTQELPTYDEPYPGLFHLAMEKVLVDVAAQQGVTAIMSGGGAELIVEGNRMHLADLMLQGHWNKALQEARQWANAKNQSLWSILYPFGIEPLIPPLLREGLPAFIRRGYGHWPKLGSFTIPPWILPDFAQQHDMWGKALATIGDINRYPVEESLNLLGLRASAGNWAAWNLAAPLGIRICQPFLDPRLITYCLSLPRELREIPGVPKPLLQVAMGGILPEPIRTRRFKGNFNEVYWQGLAKNLPNLEEMVAQSQIDELGIFDKQQLIQAMRQHAVGIGDVRSGSRISSSLAAIAWFDQMISNIAYLQEV, translated from the coding sequence ATGAGAACCGGATTTGAAGTCACCCTAGAAGCAACCGAAAAGGCTGAATTTCATCTCTTTTCCCCAGCAACTTCCCTGGTAACCTTTGCCCAAGACTCCGCAACAGAGATGGCAGTGGTGCTGATGGGACGAATTTATTACCAGGATGACTGGAAAACTCGGTTTCCTCAAGCATTTCCGCAGAACTTCGCCTCAGATGCAGCCTTGGCATTGGCTATTTTCCAACATTATGGCGCACAAGGTTTAGAGAAACTTGAGGGTGAATTTGCCCTAGTGGTTTTCGATGCCAAGGAATCGCGTCTTTTCGCCCTGCGAGATCCTCTAGGCAACTTTCCCTTGTACTGGACACGCCACAACCAAACCACCAGGGTTAGCACTAGTTTGCAATTATTAGCGCAACGACTTCCCCAAGCTGCCATTAATAAAGACTTTCTCGCCTCATTCTTAATGTTTCCCTATGCTTTTGTCGAGTTAGCCACTGAAAAGACGGCATTTGAGGAAATTCACCGGATTTTACCAGGCAATCTCTTAGTATTGACTCCCGATGGTCGGACAACAAAAATCTGGTCTTGGGACTGGATGAAGCAAATTCAACCGATAGAAAATATCACGCCCCAGGAAGCTGGTTTACAGTTTCTCCACCTTTTTCGGCAAGCAGTCAAACAGCGAATTCAGGACGAGAAAACCGCTTCTCACTTATCAGGAGGGATGGATAGCTCTTCTATAGTGTGTATTGCCCGTGACTTACTAGCCGCAGAAACTTTTCCCAGAAAGCTGATTACCCTTTCTTTGGTTTATCAAATGCGGAGTTTGGCAGGTGAAACTGATTACATTCAGATGGTGGTAGATCAGGGAGGAGCGATTGATCCACAATATGTGGATGGGGATGCAGCTTTAGATTTCCAGTGGTTTACTCAAGAACTCCCTACCTATGACGAACCTTATCCTGGTTTATTCCACTTAGCAATGGAAAAGGTGCTGGTGGATGTAGCTGCCCAGCAAGGGGTGACGGCGATTATGAGTGGAGGGGGTGCAGAACTGATTGTAGAAGGAAATCGGATGCACTTGGCAGATTTGATGCTTCAAGGTCACTGGAACAAAGCTTTACAGGAGGCGCGTCAATGGGCTAATGCCAAAAACCAGAGCCTCTGGTCAATTTTGTACCCATTTGGAATTGAACCGTTAATTCCGCCACTGCTGCGGGAGGGCTTGCCAGCTTTCATCCGACGCGGCTATGGACACTGGCCAAAGCTAGGTTCATTTACCATTCCTCCTTGGATTCTTCCTGATTTTGCCCAGCAGCACGATATGTGGGGCAAGGCACTAGCAACTATAGGTGATATCAATAGATATCCGGTAGAAGAATCCTTAAATCTGCTAGGACTGCGAGCATCTGCCGGAAATTGGGCTGCTTGGAATCTTGCCGCACCTCTGGGAATCCGCATTTGCCAACCCTTCCTCGATCCGCGTCTGATTACTTACTGTCTCAGTCTCCCCAGAGAACTGAGAGAAATCCCTGGCGTTCCTAAGCCTCTGCTGCAAGTGGCGATGGGCGGGATTCTGCCCGAACCAATTCGGACTCGGCGGTTTAAGGGAAATTTCAATGAGGTTTATTGGCAGGGACTAGCCAAGAATTTACCCAATCTAGAGGAAATGGTCGCTCAGTCGCAAATTGATGAGTTAGGTATTTTCGACAAACAGCAATTGATTCAAGCCATGCGACAACACGCGGTGGGGATTGGCGATGTGAGAAGTGGCAGCCGGATCAGTAGTTCGTTGGCTGCGATCGCTTGGTTTGACCAAATGATATCAAACATTGCCTATTTGCAAGAGGTCTAG
- a CDS encoding WecB/TagA/CpsF family glycosyltransferase, translated as MLTTNNQIQVQSLSPSLEFAASKIPTKIDVIGSPVTALPFEVQINMILEWAMSKISKVVCVANTHMLVEAYWHPDFSSVLKNADIVTPDGMPLVWMLRLMGAGTQNRVAGMDILLSLCRLAPLRDIHLFFLGSEIRILEKMRYKLERVFPNVKIAGMEPLPFRPLTFTENEAIIKKINDSGAGIVLVALGCPKQEYWMNQNKDKIQAVMIGLGGAFPVFAESHKRAPYWIRHLGGEWFYRLIQEPLRLFRRYSTTIPVFIWLALKQLLNLALVKGEQRENVR; from the coding sequence ATGCTAACCACAAACAACCAAATTCAGGTTCAATCCTTAAGTCCGTCTCTAGAATTTGCAGCTTCAAAAATCCCTACAAAAATCGATGTAATTGGCTCTCCTGTTACTGCTTTACCCTTTGAAGTTCAAATAAACATGATCTTGGAATGGGCTATGAGCAAAATCAGCAAAGTTGTTTGTGTGGCTAATACTCATATGCTTGTAGAAGCTTATTGGCATCCAGACTTTTCCTCTGTTTTAAAGAATGCGGATATTGTTACTCCCGACGGTATGCCACTGGTTTGGATGTTGAGACTAATGGGAGCAGGTACTCAAAACCGTGTTGCTGGGATGGATATTCTTTTATCTTTGTGTAGATTAGCTCCACTTAGAGACATTCATCTTTTTTTCTTGGGTTCTGAAATACGAATTCTAGAGAAGATGAGATATAAGTTGGAACGTGTATTTCCGAATGTGAAAATTGCTGGAATGGAGCCTTTACCATTCCGTCCACTTACTTTTACAGAGAATGAAGCCATTATCAAAAAAATTAATGATAGTGGAGCCGGAATAGTTTTAGTTGCTTTAGGATGTCCAAAACAAGAGTATTGGATGAATCAAAACAAAGACAAAATTCAGGCTGTGATGATTGGTTTGGGAGGAGCATTTCCTGTCTTTGCAGAAAGCCACAAAAGAGCGCCCTATTGGATTCGTCATTTAGGGGGTGAGTGGTTCTATCGTCTGATTCAGGAACCATTGAGACTATTTCGTCGATATAGTACAACTATCCCAGTTTTTATTTGGTTAGCTTTAAAGCAACTGCTAAATTTGGCTCTAGTAAAAGGGGAGCAACGCGAAAATGTGAGATGA
- a CDS encoding GumC family protein, with translation MINTRYYSQQNLLEANDNQHQYMPLIYTVEPEENNEGGLNLGELLSVIHRRIIVIGVGTTTIIAAALAWALITPPTYVAKFEILTEPVTAEDKVTRDDRAKGYETSNTIDETKLKILASPKLMSPIIQQVKNHYPDSKEPQLNIKLVPNTQILEVSYQDTNPEKVLFVLNKVSEAYLKYSLEERQTETQLGIKFVEDQLPRLLQQVENLQSQLQIFRQQYGLINAEIQSQQLAGQYYQIVQNRLDTETQLAKAQTSYNSLQKQLRLETDEAEAISSLSESPGYQKLLNQLQDIEVQIAGKSVDYTENNPSLQKLLIQRQNLLDIVAKEKQRILGSQWSNTTMNSLDSAAPNSARLRAIQKFLDVDKEIQVLTTQIQSLRQSESALKQQVQRFPALIRQKDDLARKLKIAVDNLNHFLAERERLRIDSAQKQAPWQVLTPPTKPENLAPSPTLNLILGTALGLLLSTGYALLIDKFNNVFYNLEEVKEKTKLPILGFIPHIRLGKDGKLRNKHDISNVCESFRSIYTNIFLLNNENSIRSLVIISAAPGDGKSIIALHLAQTAAAMGKRVLLVDANLRKPTIHTMLDLPNTKGLSNLISEELNFENVIHRLNNYIRDQNYSLEKAISKDVRELRPQHNLFVLTAGQISSNPTILLSSPQMAALAAKFRESFDLIIYDTSHLLGFTDTSLLTRHTDASILSMGIGKTNRSVVAKVLEQFNLYSCSILGVIAVDIQGTLRK, from the coding sequence ATGATAAACACAAGATATTATTCTCAGCAAAATCTGTTGGAAGCAAATGACAATCAACATCAATATATGCCGCTTATTTATACAGTCGAACCTGAAGAAAATAATGAAGGTGGATTGAACTTGGGCGAACTATTATCAGTGATTCATCGCAGAATAATTGTCATTGGAGTTGGCACAACTACGATTATTGCTGCGGCTTTAGCATGGGCTTTAATTACTCCTCCAACTTATGTTGCTAAATTTGAAATTTTAACTGAACCTGTAACGGCTGAAGATAAAGTAACTCGAGACGACAGAGCCAAAGGATATGAAACTTCCAACACAATTGATGAAACCAAGTTGAAAATTTTAGCAAGTCCTAAGCTAATGTCTCCAATTATCCAACAAGTTAAAAACCATTATCCAGATAGTAAAGAACCTCAACTCAATATCAAACTCGTGCCAAATACTCAAATTTTAGAAGTCAGTTACCAAGATACAAATCCTGAAAAAGTTTTGTTTGTATTAAATAAAGTATCTGAAGCATACTTAAAGTACAGTTTAGAGGAACGCCAAACAGAGACTCAATTAGGAATTAAATTTGTTGAAGATCAACTCCCAAGACTGCTACAGCAAGTAGAAAATCTTCAGTCACAACTACAAATATTTCGTCAACAATATGGCCTTATTAATGCTGAAATTCAAAGCCAGCAGCTTGCTGGGCAATATTATCAGATTGTGCAGAATCGGCTAGATACTGAAACACAATTAGCTAAAGCTCAAACATCTTACAATAGTTTACAAAAACAATTGAGGCTGGAAACTGATGAAGCTGAGGCTATTTCCTCTCTGAGTGAGTCTCCTGGATACCAGAAGTTATTGAATCAACTCCAAGATATAGAAGTTCAAATCGCCGGTAAATCAGTGGATTATACGGAAAATAATCCGAGTCTTCAAAAACTGCTCATTCAACGACAAAATTTGCTGGATATAGTTGCTAAAGAAAAACAACGTATTTTGGGAAGCCAATGGTCAAACACAACTATGAATTCCCTGGATTCAGCTGCCCCAAATTCAGCTCGCCTTCGAGCAATCCAAAAATTTCTTGATGTAGATAAGGAAATTCAGGTATTAACAACTCAAATCCAATCTCTTCGTCAATCTGAAAGTGCCTTGAAGCAGCAGGTTCAACGGTTTCCGGCTCTCATACGTCAAAAAGATGACTTAGCACGAAAATTAAAAATAGCTGTCGATAACCTAAATCACTTTTTAGCTGAACGTGAAAGACTACGAATAGATTCAGCCCAAAAGCAGGCTCCTTGGCAGGTACTTACTCCGCCTACTAAGCCTGAAAATTTAGCACCCAGTCCTACACTTAACTTAATTTTAGGAACGGCTTTGGGCTTATTATTAAGCACTGGATATGCTTTGCTCATAGACAAGTTCAATAACGTCTTTTATAACCTTGAGGAAGTAAAAGAGAAAACTAAACTGCCGATATTAGGGTTTATTCCTCATATTAGGTTGGGCAAGGATGGTAAGCTTCGTAACAAACATGATATCTCAAATGTTTGTGAATCTTTTCGCTCTATTTACACAAATATTTTTCTTCTCAATAATGAGAATTCTATCCGCTCTCTAGTAATCATCTCAGCTGCTCCTGGAGATGGTAAATCTATAATTGCTCTTCACTTAGCTCAGACAGCAGCAGCAATGGGTAAACGTGTGCTGTTGGTAGATGCAAATTTACGTAAGCCTACAATCCATACAATGTTGGATTTACCCAATACAAAAGGGTTAAGTAATCTGATTTCTGAAGAACTCAATTTTGAGAATGTTATCCACAGACTCAATAACTACATCAGAGACCAAAACTATAGTTTGGAAAAAGCAATTTCTAAGGATGTAAGAGAATTACGTCCACAGCATAACTTATTTGTCTTAACTGCTGGTCAAATTTCTTCAAATCCCACAATTTTACTTTCATCCCCTCAGATGGCAGCATTAGCAGCAAAATTTCGGGAAAGTTTTGATTTAATTATATATGATACATCACATCTACTAGGTTTTACAGATACTAGTCTCCTCACTAGGCATACAGATGCAAGCATTTTATCTATGGGAATAGGTAAAACAAATCGTTCTGTAGTGGCAAAAGTATTGGAACAATTCAATCTTTATTCCTGTTCTATTTTAGGTGTAATTGCTGTTGATATACAAGGTACTTTGAGAAAATAA
- a CDS encoding acyltransferase, which yields MAINDNVKLGKNVQIFHPHLVNLYGCTVGEKTKIGSFVEIQKNVIVGAKCKISSHTFICEGVFIEDEVFIGHGVMFTNDLYPRATNEDSSMKTEDDWFVTKTYVKLRASIGSNATILAGVTIGENAIVGAGAVVTHDVPDFTIVAGVPARVIGHVPIKLHKSKNLVMTDS from the coding sequence ATGGCTATAAATGATAACGTGAAATTAGGTAAAAACGTTCAAATTTTTCATCCTCATCTTGTCAACCTTTACGGTTGTACAGTTGGAGAGAAAACAAAGATCGGCAGCTTTGTAGAAATCCAAAAAAATGTGATAGTCGGAGCTAAATGTAAAATTTCATCCCATACTTTTATTTGCGAGGGCGTGTTCATTGAGGATGAAGTATTTATTGGTCATGGAGTTATGTTTACCAATGATCTTTATCCTCGCGCTACCAATGAAGATAGTAGTATGAAAACTGAGGATGATTGGTTTGTAACTAAAACTTATGTAAAACTACGAGCTTCTATTGGCAGCAATGCAACTATTCTGGCAGGGGTAACAATTGGCGAAAATGCTATAGTTGGGGCTGGAGCAGTTGTTACCCATGATGTCCCTGATTTTACAATTGTGGCTGGAGTACCTGCTCGTGTGATCGGCCATGTTCCTATTAAGTTGCATAAGTCAAAAAATTTAGTGATGACAGATAGCTGA
- a CDS encoding Gfo/Idh/MocA family protein, with protein sequence MLIDQQSQAIDTIKIGVIGYGYWGPNLVRSFAEIPGSEVIAVSDFKLDRLAKVRSRYPTIKLTTNSQDLLKDPRIDAIAIATPVSTHYDLALAALQAGKHVLVEKPMTVSSQQAMRLIDEAQKRNLVLMVDHTFVYTGAVRKMQELVTTKVLGDVYYYDSVRVNLGLFQHDVNVIWDLAVHDLSIMDYVLPSKPYAVSATGMSHVLNEPENIAYLTLFFENNLIAHIHVNWLAPVKVRRTLLGGSQKMVCYDDLEPSEKIKVYDKGITVNNSSENVYQMLVGYRTGDMWSPKLDMTEALKTEVLHFLHCIQSGNRPITDGEAGLRVVRILEATTQSIKQQGRLVELDLGKVAA encoded by the coding sequence ATGTTAATAGACCAGCAAAGTCAGGCAATTGATACCATTAAAATAGGTGTCATTGGTTATGGTTACTGGGGTCCGAACTTAGTACGCAGCTTTGCTGAGATACCAGGATCAGAAGTGATAGCCGTCAGTGATTTTAAACTAGATAGACTGGCAAAAGTGCGATCGCGCTATCCTACTATCAAGTTAACGACAAATAGCCAGGACTTACTTAAAGATCCTAGAATAGATGCGATCGCGATTGCCACACCAGTTTCCACTCATTACGATTTAGCCTTAGCAGCTTTGCAAGCTGGGAAACACGTATTGGTAGAAAAACCGATGACTGTTTCCTCCCAACAGGCGATGAGACTGATCGATGAGGCTCAAAAACGTAACTTGGTGCTGATGGTAGACCACACCTTTGTTTATACAGGTGCTGTGCGGAAGATGCAAGAACTGGTAACAACAAAGGTTTTAGGCGATGTTTATTACTATGATTCAGTTCGTGTGAACTTGGGATTATTTCAGCACGACGTGAATGTGATCTGGGATTTGGCAGTTCATGACCTCTCGATTATGGACTATGTGTTGCCATCAAAACCTTATGCTGTCTCAGCCACAGGTATGAGCCACGTTCTTAATGAACCAGAAAACATTGCCTACTTAACACTATTTTTTGAGAATAACTTGATAGCACACATTCATGTGAATTGGCTCGCACCAGTAAAAGTGCGGCGGACACTACTTGGTGGCAGTCAAAAGATGGTCTGTTATGACGATTTGGAGCCGAGTGAAAAGATAAAGGTATACGACAAAGGAATTACCGTGAATAACAGTTCTGAGAATGTGTACCAAATGCTGGTTGGCTATCGCACCGGTGATATGTGGTCTCCTAAGTTGGATATGACAGAAGCATTAAAAACAGAGGTATTACACTTTCTTCATTGTATTCAGTCAGGTAATCGCCCCATCACTGATGGAGAAGCGGGATTGAGAGTAGTAAGAATTTTAGAAGCTACTACCCAATCCATTAAACAGCAGGGTCGATTAGTTGAACTTGACTTAGGGAAAGTGGCAGCATGA
- a CDS encoding DegT/DnrJ/EryC1/StrS family aminotransferase: MIPFVDLKAQYNSIKNEIDTAVFQALDSTQFVLGSEVVALEAEFSHYCGADYGIAVNTGTSALHLALLAAGINPGDEVITTPFTFVATVAAICYTGATPVFVDIDPISYTIDVRQIEAAITARTKAILPVHLYGQPADMGPILDIARRYGLIVIEDAAQAHRAEYKGQRVGSIGDLGCFSFYPGKNLGAYGEGGMVVTNNPEYAHKIEMLRDWGQKRKYHHVLKGYNYRMDGLQGAILRVKLRHLDQWTQARRAIAAEYDQLLAKADVITPKVMPYSHHVYHIYAVRSKSRDTLQQQLHEQEIQTGIHYPIPVHLQPAYADLGYQLGDFPHSEAASREVLSLPMFAELSTESQTQVAMAVISST; this comes from the coding sequence ATGATTCCATTTGTAGATTTAAAAGCTCAATACAATAGCATCAAAAACGAAATTGATACCGCAGTCTTCCAAGCTTTAGACAGTACGCAATTTGTTTTAGGTAGCGAGGTAGTCGCTTTAGAAGCAGAATTTTCTCACTACTGTGGTGCTGATTATGGAATTGCAGTGAATACAGGTACAAGTGCGCTGCATCTAGCCTTATTAGCTGCGGGCATTAATCCCGGTGATGAAGTAATTACCACACCTTTCACCTTTGTTGCCACCGTAGCCGCCATTTGTTACACCGGAGCTACCCCTGTTTTTGTAGATATTGATCCCATTTCCTACACCATAGATGTCAGGCAGATTGAAGCAGCCATCACCGCCAGGACGAAAGCAATTTTGCCAGTGCATCTTTATGGCCAGCCAGCAGACATGGGACCGATATTAGATATTGCTCGGCGTTACGGTTTGATTGTCATTGAAGATGCCGCACAAGCACACAGGGCTGAGTACAAAGGGCAAAGAGTTGGTAGTATTGGTGATTTAGGCTGTTTCAGCTTTTATCCTGGTAAGAACTTGGGAGCTTATGGTGAAGGTGGCATGGTTGTAACCAATAATCCTGAATACGCTCACAAGATCGAGATGCTAAGGGACTGGGGGCAAAAACGCAAGTATCACCATGTTCTCAAGGGTTATAATTACCGCATGGATGGCTTGCAAGGAGCAATCTTGCGGGTGAAACTACGTCATTTAGATCAGTGGACCCAAGCACGGAGAGCGATCGCCGCAGAATACGACCAACTACTAGCAAAAGCAGACGTGATCACTCCGAAGGTCATGCCCTACAGCCATCATGTTTACCATATATATGCCGTGCGCTCCAAGTCACGGGATACACTGCAACAGCAATTACATGAGCAGGAAATTCAAACAGGCATTCACTACCCGATTCCTGTGCATTTACAACCAGCTTACGCTGATTTAGGCTATCAACTTGGTGATTTTCCACACTCAGAAGCTGCATCCAGAGAGGTATTATCCCTGCCTATGTTTGCAGAACTCTCAACAGAATCACAAACTCAGGTGGCAATGGCGGTAATTAGCTCAACATGA